A region of the Leeuwenhoekiella sp. MAR_2009_132 genome:
AATTTTGAGATTCTAATTCTTTATCTGATACAGCTCCTACTTTTTCTAAAGCCGTTAATAAATCATAGAAATTCTCAAGTCCCAGAATTAATTTTTCTACTGAATTTATAATGAGCAGGATTATAATTTCTGCTGCTACAAATTGACCTATATTCATTTGCTGGTTAAGTACCAGGATACCGCCTATTAATAAAAGACCCGCTGTAACTAGTACTTTAAAGCCAACCATTTGTATAAACTGAATACGTAAAATTCTAAAGTGACTTTCTCTTGAGTCGATATACTCGCTCACTAATTGGTCATTTTTATTTAAAGCCAAACTAGATTTACCAGAAAGTTTAAAACTTATAAGGGTACGTGCGATTTCCTGTATCCAGTGTACAATTTTGTATTTATACTTAGACTCTGTAAGGCTCGTTTGTAAGCCCGTGCTTCCTGTAAATTTGAAAACCAAATAAATAAGAATTACCAGTAACAACCCGTAAAATATAAAGAAGGGGTGGTAAAACGATAATAGTATTAAACCGAAAATAATTTGCACCATCGCCGCCGGAAAATCAAGAACTAGCTTGTAAAGACCTTTTTGTATGGTAAGTACATCAAAGAAACGGTTTGCAAGTTCTGGTGGGTAATAATCCCGAAGCTCACTCATTTTAATTTTTGGGAATCTGTAGGTAAACTCAAACGAAGCCCTCGTAAATATTTTTTGCTGAATATTTTCTACTATGCGTATTTGCATAAGTTGTAGTGCTCCTACAAAGGCTACTCCCAGCGTTACCAGAACTACCAGCACAATCCATGAGGTGCTAATTTGTGCACCTTGAATTAGGTTTACAATTGCTTGAATTCCTAACGGAAGCGAAAGACTTACAATACCTGCAAAAATCGCATAATACAATATTTGTAAAAAGTCTTTGCGCTCTAGCTTCAATAGCCCTACAAAACGTTGCCAGGGCGTGTATGATTTTTTATCCATAGTTAATAGGGAGTTATGAATTTAAT
Encoded here:
- a CDS encoding peptidase domain-containing ABC transporter produces the protein MDKKSYTPWQRFVGLLKLERKDFLQILYYAIFAGIVSLSLPLGIQAIVNLIQGAQISTSWIVLVVLVTLGVAFVGALQLMQIRIVENIQQKIFTRASFEFTYRFPKIKMSELRDYYPPELANRFFDVLTIQKGLYKLVLDFPAAMVQIIFGLILLSFYHPFFIFYGLLLVILIYLVFKFTGSTGLQTSLTESKYKYKIVHWIQEIARTLISFKLSGKSSLALNKNDQLVSEYIDSRESHFRILRIQFIQMVGFKVLVTAGLLLIGGILVLNQQMNIGQFVAAEIIILLIINSVEKLILGLENFYDLLTALEKVGAVSDKELESQNLSTPFTDADSLTLELKNIGYVDDRDNKSILNAITLDINPGEHLLINGPNGSGKSTLLKIIAGLIEPTSGDFFINNKSIQGISLNHYRALLGQSFPEETPFEGTLLENLTFGDQSIPQKDIDWAVEKMGLSEFVKNQPLGLHTPLKPEGKFISETISNKIVLSRSIVRKPKILILKEPLNKFSTEEKERIINFLFDKSNTWSIIIASKDAMWKNYCERVLWLDGGKISTSN